Proteins from one Sarcophilus harrisii chromosome 2, mSarHar1.11, whole genome shotgun sequence genomic window:
- the NOB1 gene encoding RNA-binding protein NOB1, translated as MVRVEHVVADAGAFLRDAALQDIGKTIYTIREVVTEIRDKATRRRLAVLPYELHFREPFPEYVRLVTEFSKKTGDYPSLSATDIQVLALTYQLEAELVGVAHLKKEPEKKVKVSSSVLHPENPLHIPGFHLPSKPKLPEETVHHVPQTVESSENPEYNSFLFWRNPLPNIDVDLQELLTGEDQCVPSEEEDNGRIGKSGGSAEEDEDEDEDEDEDEDEDGGWITPSNIKQVQQELGQYDSPDNVQVGCVTTDFAMQNVLLQMGLHVLAVNGMLIREARSYILRCHGCFKTTSDMTKIFCAHCGNRTLKKVAVTVNDDGSLHIHFSRNPKVLNARGLRYSLPAPKGGKHANNPHLTEDQPFPQQRLSRKARQKTNVFDPDYIAGVSPFVENDIYSRAATLQIRDSALGAGRRRLNPNASTKKFVKKR; from the exons ATGGTGCGGGTCGAGCACGTTGTGGCGGACGCCGGAGCCTTCCTGCGGGACGCGGCGCTGCAG GACATAGGGAAAACCATTTACACCATCCGGGAGGTGGTGACGGAGATCCGCGACAAGGCCACCCGGCGGCGCCTCGCCGTCCTGCCCTACGAGCTGCACTTCAGGGAGCCCTTCCCCGAGTACGTGAGGCTGG TAACTGAATTTTCCAAAAAGACTGGTGATTATCCCAGCCTTTCAGCCACAGATATCCAGGTGTTGGCCTTGACTTACCAGTTGGAGGCAGAGCTTGTGGGGGTGGCTCACCTGAAGAAAGAGCCAGAAAAAAAG GTTAAAGTGAGCTCATCAGTGCTGCATCCAGAAAATCCTTTACATATTCCTGGTTTTCACCTGCCTTCTAAG CCCAAACTTCCAGAGGAAACAGTACATCATGTACCTCAAACAGTTGAATCTTCTGAGAACCCAGAATATAATTCCTTTCTGTTCTGGAGAAATCCTTTGCCCAACATTGATGTTGATCTTCAGGAGTTGTTG aCTGGAGAAGATCAGTGTGTCCCAAGTGAGGAAGAAGACAATGGGAGAATAGGAAAGAGTGGAGGTAGTGCtgaggaggatgaggatgaggatgaggatgaagatgaagatgaagatgaagatggagGATGGATAACACCCAGCAATATTAAACAAGTCCAGCAAGAACTGGGACAATATGACAGTCCTGACAATGTCCAGGTTGGCTGTGTAACCACAGACTTTGCCATGCAG AATGTTCTGCTCCAGATGGGGCTCCATGTGCTCGCAGTGAATGGGATGCTCATCCGGGAGGCCAGAAGCTACATACTACGTTGTCATGGCTGTTTCAA GACCACCTCTGACATGACCAAGATCTTTTGTGCACATTGTGGAAATAGAACACTGAAAAAAGTGGCCGTGACAGTCAACGATGATGGCAGCCTTCACATACACTTCTCCCGGAACCCCAAGGTGCTGAATGCGCGTGGCCTTCGG TATTCACTCCCTGCTCCCAAAGGAGGGAAGCACGCCAACAACCCCCACCTGACGGAGGACCAGCCATTCCCACAGCAGCGGCTGTCCCGAAAGGCCAGGCAGAAAACCAACGTGTTTGATCCCGATTACATAGCAGGGGTATCACCCTTTGTAGAGAATGATATCTACAGCCGGGCAGCCACACTGCAGATCAGAGACAGTGCACTGGGCGCTGGAAGGAGGCGCTTGAACCCCAATGCTTCAACAAAGAAGTTTGTGAAAAAGAGGTGA